In Methanothrix sp., a genomic segment contains:
- a CDS encoding 4Fe-4S dicluster domain-containing protein: MSVYIDIDRCIGCRTCEAACQMEHDGQGHINVHYVEDLAAVPIFCRHCEEAYCTTACITGALYKDGEITAFDASKCSGCGLCTLACPFGVVWTDRIAHKCDLCRDREGGPACINVCPAQALSDDFDRAVSMARSRAARTIAAFRGVR, encoded by the coding sequence ATGTCGGTTTACATTGATATCGATAGGTGTATTGGCTGCCGCACCTGTGAGGCGGCCTGCCAGATGGAGCATGACGGCCAGGGGCACATCAATGTCCATTATGTGGAGGACCTGGCAGCCGTTCCCATCTTCTGCCGCCACTGCGAGGAGGCTTACTGCACCACCGCCTGCATCACCGGAGCTCTGTACAAGGATGGAGAGATCACCGCCTTTGATGCCAGCAAGTGCTCCGGGTGCGGCCTGTGCACCCTCGCCTGCCCCTTCGGTGTGGTCTGGACGGATAGGATCGCTCATAAGTGCGATCTCTGCCGGGATCGGGAGGGCGGACCGGCCTGCATCAACGTCTGTCCGGCTCAGGCCCTGTCAGATGATTTCGATCGGGCAGTGAGCATGGCACGCTCGCGTGCTGCTCGGACAATTGCTGCCTTCAGAGGGGTTAGATGA
- a CDS encoding 4Fe-4S binding protein — protein sequence MIRVDSSLCLGCRSCFNVCPSQNIIRSEANGRATVHWKSCKEECDLCVKMCPSKALSLVSGDEAEPPCELSFDLAACKICGSLYATEPMLEWIESVLPEKIQKDAAGLEWIRICPECRRNKEAESLTRLVLPGRRKEDWRCSWLFTAGKRGLHPERMKLL from the coding sequence ATGATAAGAGTTGACAGCAGCCTGTGCCTGGGTTGTCGATCTTGCTTTAATGTCTGTCCCAGCCAGAATATAATCAGAAGCGAAGCTAATGGAAGGGCGACAGTTCACTGGAAAAGCTGCAAAGAGGAGTGCGATCTGTGCGTGAAGATGTGCCCCAGCAAGGCCCTCTCCCTGGTGTCTGGGGATGAGGCTGAGCCCCCCTGCGAGCTCTCCTTTGACCTGGCAGCCTGCAAGATCTGCGGATCGCTATATGCTACAGAGCCCATGCTTGAGTGGATTGAGTCGGTCCTGCCTGAGAAGATTCAGAAGGATGCAGCCGGCCTGGAATGGATCCGGATCTGTCCGGAGTGTCGGCGCAATAAAGAGGCTGAGAGCCTGACCCGGCTGGTGCTGCCGGGGAGAAGAAAGGAGGATTGGAGATGCTCCTGGCTCTTTACTGCAGGGAAGCGGGGTCTACATCCAGAGCGGATGAAATTGCTCTAA